In Melospiza georgiana isolate bMelGeo1 chromosome 8, bMelGeo1.pri, whole genome shotgun sequence, one genomic interval encodes:
- the ZDHHC16 gene encoding palmitoyltransferase ZDHHC16 isoform X1, translating into MRSRQRMFAAVMRLLLKCLRLGRRRRFRLLRQLEQLWHYGHLCLRSLLYNSFTNGDVVLDSLFEPVYWLVDHVTRWFGVVFVALVIGLTSSIVAIVYICLLPLILQTYTPAWICWHLAYGHWNLIMIVFHYYMAITTSPGHPPQAKNDLTGVSICRKCIAPKPARTHHCSICNRCVLKMDHHCPWLNNCVGHYNHRYFFSFCLFMTMGCIYCSISGWDMFRDAYAAIERMKLLEKERLQVAANQTYYQTPPPTFTFRQRAFHKSVVYLWVLCSSVALALGALTLWHAALITRGETSIERHINRKERQRLQKKGKVSRAHGTGAGWGRARRDVPLPVLQVFRNPYSYGSWDNWKVFLGVDVPRHWLTRVLLPSPHLPHGTGLSWDLPPCVTDQRAPLLAI; encoded by the exons ATGAGGAGCCGGCAGCGGATGTTTGCCGCCGTGATGCGCCTGCTGCTCAAGTGCCTGCGGctggggcggcggcggcgcttcAGGCTGCTgcggcagctggagcagctgtggcactaCGGGCACCTCTGCCTCCGCTCCCTGCTCTACAACTCCTTCACCAACGGCGATGTGGTGCTCGACTCTCTCTTCGAGCCGGTCTACTGGCTGGTGGACCATGTCACCCGATGGTTTGGTGTG GTGTTTGTGGCACTGGTGATTGGGCTGACGAGCTCTATTGTGGCCATCGTGTACATCTGCCTGCTGCCCCTCATCCTGCAGACCTACACACCTGCCTGGATATGCTGGCACCTCGCCTATGGACACTGGAATCTCATCATGATTGTCTTCCACTACTACATGGCTATCACCacttcacctgggcacccaccACAG GCCAAGAACGACCTCACTGGTGTGTCCATCTGCAGGAAATGCATTGCCCCTAAGCCAGCTCGCACCCATCACTGCAGCATCTGCAACAG GTGTGTGCTGAAGATGGACCACCACTGCC CCTGGCTAAACAACTGTGTGGGCCACTACAACCACCGCTActtcttctctttctgcctGTTCATGACCATGGGCTGCATTTACTGCAGCATCAGTGGCTGGGACATGTTCCGGGATGCCTACGCAGCCATTGAG AGAATGAAACTGCTTGAGAAGGAGAGACTGCAGGTGGCTGCCAACCAG ACATACTACCAGACCCCACCACCCACCTTCACCTTCCGCCAGAGAGCTTTCCACAAGAGCGTGGTCTACCTCTGGGTCCTGTGCAG CTCGGTGGCACTGGCCCTGGGTGCCCTGACGCTGTGGCACGCTGCCCTCATTACTCGCGGGGAAACGAGCATCGAGCGGCACATCAACAGAAaggagaggcagagactgcagaAGAAAGGCAAGGTGAGCAGAGCCCACGGCACgggggctggctggggcagagccagaCGTGATGTGcctctccctgtcctgcaggTCTTCAGGAACCCCTACAGTTACGGCAGCTGGGATAACTGGAAGGTGTTCCTCGGTGTGGATGTGCCAAG GCACTGGCTCACCCGtgtcctgctgccctctcctcacctgccccacGGGACAGGCCTGAGCTGGGACCTGCCTCCATGCGTGACGGACCAACGCGCGCCACTCCTGGCAATCTGA
- the ZDHHC16 gene encoding palmitoyltransferase ZDHHC16 isoform X2 has protein sequence MRSRQRMFAAVMRLLLKCLRLGRRRRFRLLRQLEQLWHYGHLCLRSLLYNSFTNGDVVLDSLFEPVYWLVDHVTRWFGVVFVALVIGLTSSIVAIVYICLLPLILQTYTPAWICWHLAYGHWNLIMIVFHYYMAITTSPGHPPQAKNDLTGVSICRKCIAPKPARTHHCSICNRCVLKMDHHCPWLNNCVGHYNHRYFFSFCLFMTMGCIYCSISGWDMFRDAYAAIERMKLLEKERLQVAANQTYYQTPPPTFTFRQRAFHKSVVYLWVLCSSVALALGALTLWHAALITRGETSIERHINRKERQRLQKKGKVFRNPYSYGSWDNWKVFLGVDVPRHWLTRVLLPSPHLPHGTGLSWDLPPCVTDQRAPLLAI, from the exons ATGAGGAGCCGGCAGCGGATGTTTGCCGCCGTGATGCGCCTGCTGCTCAAGTGCCTGCGGctggggcggcggcggcgcttcAGGCTGCTgcggcagctggagcagctgtggcactaCGGGCACCTCTGCCTCCGCTCCCTGCTCTACAACTCCTTCACCAACGGCGATGTGGTGCTCGACTCTCTCTTCGAGCCGGTCTACTGGCTGGTGGACCATGTCACCCGATGGTTTGGTGTG GTGTTTGTGGCACTGGTGATTGGGCTGACGAGCTCTATTGTGGCCATCGTGTACATCTGCCTGCTGCCCCTCATCCTGCAGACCTACACACCTGCCTGGATATGCTGGCACCTCGCCTATGGACACTGGAATCTCATCATGATTGTCTTCCACTACTACATGGCTATCACCacttcacctgggcacccaccACAG GCCAAGAACGACCTCACTGGTGTGTCCATCTGCAGGAAATGCATTGCCCCTAAGCCAGCTCGCACCCATCACTGCAGCATCTGCAACAG GTGTGTGCTGAAGATGGACCACCACTGCC CCTGGCTAAACAACTGTGTGGGCCACTACAACCACCGCTActtcttctctttctgcctGTTCATGACCATGGGCTGCATTTACTGCAGCATCAGTGGCTGGGACATGTTCCGGGATGCCTACGCAGCCATTGAG AGAATGAAACTGCTTGAGAAGGAGAGACTGCAGGTGGCTGCCAACCAG ACATACTACCAGACCCCACCACCCACCTTCACCTTCCGCCAGAGAGCTTTCCACAAGAGCGTGGTCTACCTCTGGGTCCTGTGCAG CTCGGTGGCACTGGCCCTGGGTGCCCTGACGCTGTGGCACGCTGCCCTCATTACTCGCGGGGAAACGAGCATCGAGCGGCACATCAACAGAAaggagaggcagagactgcagaAGAAAGGCAAG gTCTTCAGGAACCCCTACAGTTACGGCAGCTGGGATAACTGGAAGGTGTTCCTCGGTGTGGATGTGCCAAG GCACTGGCTCACCCGtgtcctgctgccctctcctcacctgccccacGGGACAGGCCTGAGCTGGGACCTGCCTCCATGCGTGACGGACCAACGCGCGCCACTCCTGGCAATCTGA
- the ZDHHC16 gene encoding palmitoyltransferase ZDHHC16 isoform X3, with translation MRSRQRMFAAVMRLLLKCLRLGRRRRFRLLRQLEQLWHYGHLCLRSLLYNSFTNGDVVLDSLFEPVYWLVDHVTRWFGVVFVALVIGLTSSIVAIVYICLLPLILQTYTPAWICWHLAYGHWNLIMIVFHYYMAITTSPGHPPQAKNDLTGVSICRKCIAPKPARTHHCSICNRCVLKMDHHCPWLNNCVGHYNHRYFFSFCLFMTMGCIYCSISGWDMFRDAYAAIETYYQTPPPTFTFRQRAFHKSVVYLWVLCSSVALALGALTLWHAALITRGETSIERHINRKERQRLQKKGKVFRNPYSYGSWDNWKVFLGVDVPRHWLTRVLLPSPHLPHGTGLSWDLPPCVTDQRAPLLAI, from the exons ATGAGGAGCCGGCAGCGGATGTTTGCCGCCGTGATGCGCCTGCTGCTCAAGTGCCTGCGGctggggcggcggcggcgcttcAGGCTGCTgcggcagctggagcagctgtggcactaCGGGCACCTCTGCCTCCGCTCCCTGCTCTACAACTCCTTCACCAACGGCGATGTGGTGCTCGACTCTCTCTTCGAGCCGGTCTACTGGCTGGTGGACCATGTCACCCGATGGTTTGGTGTG GTGTTTGTGGCACTGGTGATTGGGCTGACGAGCTCTATTGTGGCCATCGTGTACATCTGCCTGCTGCCCCTCATCCTGCAGACCTACACACCTGCCTGGATATGCTGGCACCTCGCCTATGGACACTGGAATCTCATCATGATTGTCTTCCACTACTACATGGCTATCACCacttcacctgggcacccaccACAG GCCAAGAACGACCTCACTGGTGTGTCCATCTGCAGGAAATGCATTGCCCCTAAGCCAGCTCGCACCCATCACTGCAGCATCTGCAACAG GTGTGTGCTGAAGATGGACCACCACTGCC CCTGGCTAAACAACTGTGTGGGCCACTACAACCACCGCTActtcttctctttctgcctGTTCATGACCATGGGCTGCATTTACTGCAGCATCAGTGGCTGGGACATGTTCCGGGATGCCTACGCAGCCATTGAG ACATACTACCAGACCCCACCACCCACCTTCACCTTCCGCCAGAGAGCTTTCCACAAGAGCGTGGTCTACCTCTGGGTCCTGTGCAG CTCGGTGGCACTGGCCCTGGGTGCCCTGACGCTGTGGCACGCTGCCCTCATTACTCGCGGGGAAACGAGCATCGAGCGGCACATCAACAGAAaggagaggcagagactgcagaAGAAAGGCAAG gTCTTCAGGAACCCCTACAGTTACGGCAGCTGGGATAACTGGAAGGTGTTCCTCGGTGTGGATGTGCCAAG GCACTGGCTCACCCGtgtcctgctgccctctcctcacctgccccacGGGACAGGCCTGAGCTGGGACCTGCCTCCATGCGTGACGGACCAACGCGCGCCACTCCTGGCAATCTGA
- the EXOSC1 gene encoding exosome complex component CSL4 yields the protein MAPPARYCVPGERLCSTEEATAGSGTYTRHGFIFSSLAGCLERKNEDNELPVVSVVRDSESQLLPNVGAVVTCKVCSINSRFAKVHILYVGSTPLKSTFRGTIRKEDIRATEKDKVEVYKSFRPSDIVLAKVISLGDAQSNYLLSTAENELGVVVARSEAGVQMVPISWCEMQCPRTHTKEFRKVARVQPQFLQT from the exons ATGGCGCCTCCCGCACGCTACTGCGTCCCTG GTGAGCGGCTGTGCAGCACGGAGGAGGCCACGGCTGGCAGCGGCACCTACACTCGTCATGGCTTCATCTTCTCCTCGCTGGCGGGCTGTCTGGAGAGAAAGAATGAGGACAACGAG ctgcccgTGGTGTCGGTGGTGAGAGACAGCgagtcccagctcctgcccaacGTGGGGGCTGTGGTGACATGCAAG GTCTGCAGTATTAACTCTCGCTTTGCCAAGGTCCACATCCTGTATGTTGGCTCCACGCCGCTGAAATCCACCTTCCGAGGCACCATACG GAAAGAAGATATCCGAGCCACAGAGAAGGATAAG GTAGAAGTGTACAAGAGCTTCCGCCCCAGTGACATCGTCCTGGCCAAAGTT ATCTCCCTGGGGGATGCACAGTCCAACtacctgctgagcacagcagagaacGAGCTGGGCGTGGTGGTGGCACGCAGTGAGGCAG GGGTGCAGATGGTGCCCATCAGCTGGTGCGAGATGCAGTGCCCACGGACACACACCAAGGAGTTCCGGAAGGTGGCCCGGGTGCAGCCCCAGTTCCTGCAGACATAA